ATAAGGTGGACGGCTATTAATTCTGTATGCAATATAGGTGAAATAATTCACTGTACCCATACTTGGGTACATTATTTTTTGGGAAGTGTCGGAATTTCCGGGAATTATGCCCAATTCCGACGATAAATTCCTGATTGAGTTTGGCGCGCGCCTGCAGAAACTGCGGACGGCAAAGAAACTTAGCACCCGCGAGTTCGCCTACAAGGCGGAGATTTCACATAGCTCGGTCGGCAGGCTGGAGGCCGGGGAAACCAATCCCACGCTGACCACCCTCATAAAGCTGGCGGAGGCGCTGGAAGTTGACATGAACACGCTCACTGGCAAAAAGTAGGCAAGTCGCGCCCTTTGGGCAAGGGCCGATCAAACGCCGATGACCTGAACTAATGCCGACTGGCCCTTGCCTAAAGGGCGCAAGCCCGCGGCAGGCGAACAAATTTCTTCCTCATAGGCCCAATCCGCGGCTCCTCTTTACCCTCCGGGCCAAATCGACCCGCTCCCCGTTGAATCGCTTCTGAAACCCCGCAAATGAGAAATTCCGGTGGATATCGCTTCCCTTGAATGCATACTTCCCTTTCCTGAAGCTGATCCCGGTCACTTCGCCTTTCCCGTTCCGTTTATACATGATATCTATCCGGCTATGAGCCAGAACATTTTCCAGATGCACGAAACTCTTGCATAGCACCAGCGCGGTCGCTATGGCGGAAAAGATTTCCTCTTTCACGGCTTCCTCACTTCCACGCGCCGGAGGTGTTAGCTTCGGGGTACGTCCTTGGGCTACTTTCAGTCCGTGTTCCAAGGTAAGCGCCTGGGCAACCTTTTTCCCGCGAAGCCCTAGCCAGCTATCCGAAATAGCTTTTCCCTTCATGTTTACCAAATTGGCAATTATATGCAGGTGCTGGTGGGCCTTGTCAGAATGCTTGACGATGGCAAACTGGGTATCAGTAATTTTAAGGCGGTCAAGGTATTGGCATGCTATTAAGGTCATCAGGGATTCTGTAACCCTCTCCGATGGGTGAAAACTCAATATCCCATGAAAGACAGCGCGGTGCTTATTGTGAAGCCTGCGGCGATTGTCTTCAAAGTCAGCAGCCATATCCTTGGGGTTGGCTTCCCTTACGCAATTGACGTGGAGGATCTTCACATGGTCTTCCTTCCTGCATACGTACCGGCAGCATCCCGCGAAGGATTTTCCGGTAATTACCTTACTTATCACTACTTAACTTTTTAAGGATAGAGGCTAACTCCTGATAGGTGTGATAGAAGCCTTTACAGGCGTCAATATAGCCGGTAGCGTTGCATATTTTTGCCATCTGGTTAATGTTGTTCGCCATCCCGATTAGGGCCTGCCGGTACTGGCGGCCGTCCTCATCCAGCCGCGCGATCACCTTCCCCCGGAGGATAATTCCCCGCATGTAGGGCATTAGTTTTAGCCCG
Above is a genomic segment from Chitinophaga pollutisoli containing:
- a CDS encoding helix-turn-helix transcriptional regulator, whose amino-acid sequence is MPNSDDKFLIEFGARLQKLRTAKKLSTREFAYKAEISHSSVGRLEAGETNPTLTTLIKLAEALEVDMNTLTGKK
- a CDS encoding relaxase/mobilization nuclease domain-containing protein, translating into MISKVITGKSFAGCCRYVCRKEDHVKILHVNCVREANPKDMAADFEDNRRRLHNKHRAVFHGILSFHPSERVTESLMTLIACQYLDRLKITDTQFAIVKHSDKAHQHLHIIANLVNMKGKAISDSWLGLRGKKVAQALTLEHGLKVAQGRTPKLTPPARGSEEAVKEEIFSAIATALVLCKSFVHLENVLAHSRIDIMYKRNGKGEVTGISFRKGKYAFKGSDIHRNFSFAGFQKRFNGERVDLARRVKRSRGLGL
- a CDS encoding plasmid mobilization protein; this encodes MCAKKGGRPPSPKKRQHQVGIRLNAEELAQIKEQAAKAGLKLMPYMRGIILRGKVIARLDEDGRQYRQALIGMANNINQMAKICNATGYIDACKGFYHTYQELASILKKLSSDK